A region of Dioscorea cayenensis subsp. rotundata cultivar TDr96_F1 chromosome 5, TDr96_F1_v2_PseudoChromosome.rev07_lg8_w22 25.fasta, whole genome shotgun sequence DNA encodes the following proteins:
- the LOC120262175 gene encoding uncharacterized protein LOC120262175 gives MKDLLTNKRKLEDLDTVTLSGNCSAIIQKKLLKKLNDLGSFIIPCVLGEGMQENALADSGEMRKPRGVVQNVLVRVDKLIIPVEFVILDVDDDVEVPLILGCLFLNSSRTLIDNKGWKMTLRVGDEQVVFTLPEAMKHTLDYDDTLYFTDVTNVIIYDYVQKVLTLNPLDEYFDGIEIEETEVRDPLNSANQKISRVEVVSPLCCKKKKTLKKA, from the exons atgAAGGACCTTCTTACTaataagaggaaattggaagaCTTGGACACTGTAACTTTATCGGGGAATTGTTCAGCCATAATTCAAAAGAAGTTGCTGAAGAAACTAAATGATCTGGGTAGCTTTATTATCCCTTGTGTGCTTGGAGAAGGGATGCAGGAAAATGCTTTGGCTGATTCGGGGGAAA TGAGAAAACCCAGAGGAGTTGTCCAGAATGTTCTTGTGAgggttgataaactcatcattcCGGTGGAGTTTGTAATATtagatgtggatgatgatgtagAGGTCCCATTGATCCTTGGCTGCCTTTTCCTCAACAGCTCAAGAACCTTAATCGATAATAAGGGATGGAAGATGACATTGAGAGTGGGGGATGAACAAGTTGTCTTCACTCTTCCAGAGGCTATGAAGCACACACTAGACtatgatgatactttatatttcaCTGATGTAACTAATGTAATAATTTATGATTATGTGCAGAAAGTTCTTACTTTAAATCCCTTAGACGAGTACTTTGATGGAATCGAGATCGAAGAAACTGAAGTAAGGGACCCCCTTAACTCCGCCAACCAAAAAATATCCCGAGTGGAAGTTGTATCTCCTCTGTGttgtaagaaaaagaagactttGAAGAAGGCATAG